The following coding sequences lie in one Candidatus Neptunochlamydia sp. REUL1 genomic window:
- a CDS encoding efflux RND transporter permease subunit, protein MSLSEPFIRRPVMTTLVMASILFLGMLAYQGLPVSDLPDVEYPTIEVTTSYPGAGPQAMADTVTSPLERQFTSIEGIETIASSSTNGSSTIVLQFNLDKDIDAAATDVQSAINQAQPNLPADLPNYPTYKKTNPSQTPVLFLSVSSDLMSLGDLYDYAYALMGRRLGMVNGVSDVDVYGSPFAVRVQVDPDYLSAHQIGINEVANSIVNSNPELPVGNLYGPDTEYTIQVDGQMETAAGYNELIVRNNNQALLKVKNLGNAINSLQNDKYALNYITKEGEVPCVVIAIVKEAGANTIKVIEGVKDMLEEIKWELPTSVKLEYLFDQSAFIMESVHDVELTLIVAFILVVLVVLFYLGKFLDTVIPILALPMSVVGTFALMFVYGFSIDILSLLALTLSIGFLVDDAIVVLENIHRHVEMGKTTWEASLNGSKQISFTILSMTLSLACVFIPLVFMDGIMGRMFREFAITIVTAVLISGFISLSLTPMLCSRFVSQSSHDKKKNWIERISDKLTTSLLNLYKKGLNIVFKHRFMTVLAGCASVAATIYLGASLPTDFIPGDDLGFVNGFAVASDPTSPYKMIDYQNKLSEIIKNDPNVQDHVAVAAIPNPNQSLMFIRLKPFKDRASMTKCIQELLPKLQEVPGVSAFLRPLPLINLDVGTSMSMGNYQYTLQSTNTDALYEDVEKILNEMRQSSDFTQVISNMHNKAPYLDVHIDRDRAYELNVSANAIESTFEYAYSGGRLSLINGTEDQYYVIIETVPSAYKNPTVLDKLYVSASTNTAISDRNANNNVGTKFPTQVPLSAVASWKETVGPLSVAHINTLPAVTISYDLGKGVPLGTALSNLNTIADSTLSSDVHAIQIGSSQIFQQSFASLKFLFVITIFAIYVILGILYENFIHPLTVMSAIPPAALGAIITLIIFGQPLSLYAFIGIIMLLGIVLKNGIMLVDFANEGIREGKDIHTAIYEACCARFRPILMTTFAAMMGAVPIALGIGGSTAQSRRPLGMVVVGGLIISQILTLYFTPIIFTYLEGMRQKFHIGRKKKTDQLEA, encoded by the coding sequence GTGAGCCTTTCCGAACCCTTTATCCGCCGCCCTGTAATGACGACACTCGTCATGGCCTCAATCCTATTTCTAGGAATGCTTGCCTATCAAGGCCTTCCAGTCAGCGACCTCCCTGATGTCGAGTATCCCACAATTGAAGTCACAACAAGTTATCCTGGTGCTGGACCTCAAGCCATGGCCGACACTGTAACTTCCCCTCTAGAGCGGCAATTTACAAGTATCGAAGGAATCGAAACTATCGCCTCTTCCAGCACAAACGGAAGCTCAACAATCGTCCTTCAGTTTAATCTCGACAAAGATATTGATGCTGCTGCAACAGACGTTCAATCAGCAATTAACCAGGCTCAACCGAATCTTCCCGCTGACTTGCCAAACTACCCCACTTATAAAAAAACCAATCCCTCACAAACCCCCGTTCTTTTCCTCTCTGTTTCCTCTGATCTTATGTCTCTTGGTGACCTTTATGATTACGCCTATGCATTGATGGGCCGTCGACTAGGAATGGTCAATGGAGTCTCCGATGTTGATGTCTATGGATCACCCTTTGCCGTTCGTGTTCAAGTCGATCCCGACTATTTATCCGCCCATCAAATTGGGATCAATGAAGTTGCCAATTCAATTGTCAATAGCAACCCAGAGCTCCCTGTAGGAAATCTCTATGGCCCTGATACAGAATACACAATTCAGGTTGACGGACAGATGGAAACTGCGGCTGGCTATAATGAACTGATTGTCCGAAACAATAATCAAGCTCTTTTAAAAGTCAAAAACCTTGGGAATGCGATCAATTCTTTGCAAAATGATAAGTATGCTCTCAACTACATCACCAAAGAAGGGGAGGTTCCTTGCGTTGTCATTGCGATCGTAAAAGAAGCTGGAGCCAACACTATTAAGGTCATCGAAGGTGTTAAAGACATGCTTGAAGAGATCAAATGGGAGCTCCCTACCTCTGTTAAGCTTGAATATCTTTTTGATCAATCGGCCTTTATTATGGAATCTGTCCATGATGTTGAGCTCACTTTGATTGTAGCCTTCATCCTCGTTGTTTTAGTTGTCCTCTTCTACCTTGGAAAATTTCTAGATACTGTCATTCCAATTCTAGCCCTTCCCATGTCGGTCGTAGGAACCTTTGCCTTAATGTTTGTCTATGGATTCAGTATCGATATCTTGTCACTTCTTGCCCTCACCCTATCAATAGGGTTCCTTGTTGATGACGCCATTGTCGTTCTTGAAAATATCCATCGCCATGTTGAAATGGGAAAAACGACATGGGAAGCCTCTCTTAATGGCTCCAAACAGATCAGCTTTACGATCCTTTCCATGACCCTCTCCCTTGCTTGCGTATTTATCCCCTTAGTATTTATGGATGGAATCATGGGAAGAATGTTTCGAGAGTTTGCAATTACCATCGTAACAGCTGTTCTTATTTCGGGATTTATCTCCCTATCCTTAACTCCCATGCTCTGTAGCCGCTTTGTTTCTCAAAGCTCCCATGATAAGAAGAAAAACTGGATCGAAAGAATCTCCGACAAACTCACTACATCTCTTCTTAACCTGTATAAAAAAGGTCTCAATATTGTTTTTAAACACCGGTTTATGACTGTCCTTGCCGGCTGTGCTTCCGTTGCTGCCACCATTTATCTAGGAGCCTCTCTCCCAACAGATTTTATCCCCGGAGATGACCTAGGGTTTGTCAATGGATTTGCCGTTGCATCCGATCCCACATCCCCCTATAAGATGATCGATTATCAAAATAAACTCTCGGAAATCATCAAAAATGACCCCAATGTTCAAGATCACGTTGCCGTCGCTGCCATTCCAAATCCTAACCAATCCCTCATGTTCATCCGTTTGAAACCTTTTAAAGATAGAGCCAGCATGACTAAATGTATCCAGGAGCTTTTGCCAAAGCTTCAGGAAGTTCCAGGAGTCAGCGCATTTCTCCGTCCTCTTCCTCTGATTAATCTTGATGTCGGAACCTCTATGAGTATGGGGAACTATCAGTACACTCTTCAATCTACCAATACTGACGCTCTCTACGAAGATGTAGAAAAAATCCTCAATGAAATGCGGCAATCCTCCGATTTCACACAAGTAATCAGCAATATGCACAACAAAGCCCCTTATCTCGATGTGCATATTGATCGGGACCGAGCCTATGAGCTCAACGTTTCAGCCAATGCGATTGAATCAACATTCGAATACGCTTATTCAGGAGGAAGACTCTCTCTTATCAATGGTACTGAAGACCAATACTACGTCATTATTGAAACCGTACCAAGTGCCTACAAAAACCCCACTGTTCTAGATAAACTCTACGTCTCTGCCTCTACCAATACCGCCATTAGCGATCGGAATGCCAACAACAACGTCGGAACAAAATTCCCTACTCAAGTCCCCCTTTCCGCAGTCGCCTCGTGGAAAGAAACCGTTGGTCCTTTAAGTGTCGCTCATATCAATACACTCCCCGCCGTTACCATCTCATACGATCTAGGAAAAGGTGTTCCTTTAGGAACTGCGCTCTCTAACCTCAATACAATTGCAGACAGCACACTTTCTAGCGATGTCCATGCCATCCAAATCGGTTCGAGTCAAATCTTTCAACAGTCCTTTGCAAGCCTAAAGTTTCTTTTTGTGATTACCATCTTTGCAATCTATGTCATCCTTGGGATCCTCTATGAAAATTTCATCCACCCCCTCACAGTTATGTCTGCAATTCCTCCTGCTGCCCTTGGCGCAATCATCACTCTCATCATCTTTGGACAGCCCCTCTCCCTCTATGCCTTTATCGGTATCATCATGCTACTTGGAATCGTCCTAAAAAATGGAATTATGCTTGTCGACTTTGCGAATGAAGGAATTCGTGAAGGAAAGGATATCCATACCGCCATCTATGAAGCCTGCTGTGCCCGTTTCAGACCCATCCTAATGACAACCTTTGCCGCTATGATGGGAGCCGTTCCTATTGCTCTTGGAATTGGAGGATCCACCGCGCAATCACGTCGCCCCCTTGGAATGGTTGTCGTCGGAGGACTGATTATCTCTCAGATCCTAACGCTTTACTTCACCCCCATTATCTTCACCTATCTCGAAGGAATGCGACAAAAATTCCACATAGGCCGCAAGAAAAAGACCGATCAGCTAGAAGCCTAG